GATTTTCCAGTTCAAGTTGGTGATTTGATTAGTGTAAGGAAATTTGGTCGATTGAAACTCGTTAGAGATAATGGGCAAACAAAAAAAGATAAAAAGAAATTAACGGTCCAATTGTTATTAAGTAAGTAAGGAAAAATATGCCAATTACACCACAAGATATTGTTGATAAAGTTTTTTCAACAAAATTCCGAGGCTACGATAAGGAAGAAGTTGACGAATTTTTAGATAAGATTTATATTGACTACGAGGAGTTAGTCCGTTGCAAGGATGAGACAGAACGCTATATCAAAAAATTAGAAGAACGTCTTTCCTATTATACGACTGATATTCCTAAGAGAACAGTAACAAACGAGCAAGAACCAGAAGCAATGAATGATTCTATTTTTTATTAAGTAAGTGAGGAAAAATATGCCAATTACATCATTAGAAATTAAAGATAAAACCTTTAGCACACGCTTCAGAGGGTTTGATCAAGAAGAAGTAGATGAATTTTTAGATATTGTAGTTCGTGATTATGAAGATTTAGTTCGCTCTAATCATGACAAGGATTTACATATTAAGAGTTTGGAAGAACGTTTGTCTTACTTTGATGAGATGAAAGATTCATTGAGTCAATCTGTATTGATTGCTCAAGATACGGCTGAGCGAGTAAAACAAGCTGCAACAGAACGTTCAAACAATATCATCCACCAAGCAGAGCAAGATGCCCAACGTTTGCTGGAAGAAGCTAAGTACAAGGCAAATGAAATTCTTCGTCAAGCAACTGACAACGCTAAGAAGGTTGCTGTCGAAACTGAAGAATTGAAGAACAAGAGCCGTGTTTTCCACCAACGTCTTAAATCTACAATTGAGAGCCAGTTAGCAATTGTTGAATCTTCAGATTGGGAAGATATTCTTCGCCCAACAGCGACTTATCTTCAGACAAGTGATGAGGCTTTCAAAGAAGTGGTCAGTGAAGTCTTAGGTGACTCTGTCTTGCAACAACATCAAGAGGAAGAACCAATTGATATTACTCGCCAGTTTTCCCCCGAGGAAATGGCTGAGTTGCAAGCGCGTATCGAAGCGGCTAATAAGGAACTTGCAGAAGTCGAAGCAAGAGCTGAGCAGGAACAAGTGGTTTCACCAGCTCCGGTTGTTGAAGAAAGTCCAGCTCATCCAGTTGGTCCAATGTATGAAGAGCCAGAAGTAGCTCCAAGCCATTACTCAGGACCAACACCAGCTACTGAAGCTGTAAACTCTGAACCAGGTTTTGCGGCACCGCAAGAATCTGTTACAATTTTATAAGAAATAATCTGAGAACAATATTTTATCCTTATATTTCCAGCGAGTAGGAGATGGTGTGAGTCCTGCATTCCCTATTGATAAGATTATCCTCTCAAAAACTCAAGTCTGAAGTTAGTAGGATTTGACGTTCCCCACGTTACGGGATAAGAGGGAGAAAGATTAAATCTTTTTCCGAACAAAGGTGGTACCACGATTTTCGTCCTTTTTGGAAGTCGTGGTTTTTAATTTGTCATTATTTATAAAGGAGATACCATGAAACTCAAAGATACCCTTAACCTTGGGAAAACAGCTTTCCCAATGCGTGCAGGCCTTCCAACCAAAGAGCCAGTCTGGCAAAAAGAATGGGAAGAAGCAAAATTGTACCAACGTCGTCAAGAGTTGAATGAAGGAAAACCTCATTTCACTCTTCATGATGGCCCTCCATACGCTAACGGAAATATCCACGTTGGTCATGCTATGAACAAGATTTCAAAAGATATCATTGTTCGTTCTAAGTCTATGTCAGGATTCTACGCACCATACATTCCAGGGTGGGATACACACGGACTACCAATCGAGCAAGTTTTGGCAAAACAAGGTGTTAAGCGCAAAGAAATGGACTTGGTTGAATACTTAAAACTTTGCCGTGACTACGCTCTTTCTCAAGTAGATAAACAACGTGAAGACTTTAAACGTTTGGGTGTTTCTGGTGACTGGGAAAATCCATATGTAACTTTGACCCCTGATTATGAAGCAGCTCAAATCCGTGTCTTCGGCGAGATGGCTAATAAGGGTTACATCTACCGTGGTGCCAAGCCAGTTTACTGGTCATGGTCATCTGAGTCTGCCCTTGCTGAAGCAGAGATTGAATACCATGACTTGGTTTCAACATCACTTTACTATGCCAATAAGGTCAAGGATGGCAAAGGTGTGTTAGACACTGATACTTACATCGTTGTTTGGACAACAACTCCGTTTACCATTACAGCTTCTCGTGGTTTGACTGTTGGAGCAGATATTGATTACGTTTTGGTTCAACCTGCTGGTGAAACCCGTAAGTTTGTACTTGCTGCAGAATTATTGACTAGCTTGTCTGAGAAATTTGGTTGGGCTGATGTTCAGGTCTTGGCAACTTACCGTGGTCAAGAACTCAACAATATCGTGACAGAACACCCATGGGATACTGCAGTAGATGAACTCGTTATCCTGGGTGACCACGTTACGACTGACTCTGGTACTGGTATTGTCCATACAGCCCCTGGTTTTGGTGAGGACGACTATAATGTTGGTGTGGCTAATGGTCTTGAAGTTGCTGTGACAGTTAACGAACGCGGAATCATGATGGCTAATGCTGGCGCTGAGTTCGAAGGTCAATTCTATGACAAGGTGCTTCCAACTGTTATCGAGAAACTTGGTAACCTCCTTCTCGCTCAAGAAGAAATCTCTCACTCATACCCATTTGACTGGCGTACAAAAAAACCAATCATCTGGCGTGCTGTGCCACAGTGGTTTGCTTCTGTATCAAAATTCCGTCAAGAAATCCTGGATGAAATTGAAAAAGTGAAATTCCATTCAGAATGGGGTAAAGTGCGTCTTTACAATATGATCCGTGACCGTGGTGACTGGGTTATCTCTCGTCAACGTGCTTGGGGTGTTCCACTTCCGATCTTCTATGCTGAAGACGGTACACCAATCATGACAGCTGAAACGATTGAGCATGTAGCTCAACTCTTTGAAGAGCATGGTTCTATCATCTGGTGGGAACGTGATGCTAAAGACCTCTTGCCAGAAGGATTTACCCATCCAGGTTCACCAAATGGCGAGTTCAAGAAAGAAACAGATATTATGGATGTTTGGTTTGACTCAGGTTCATCATGGAATGGTGTTTTGGTAAATCGTCCAAATCTGACTTATCCAGCTGATCTTTATCTTGAAGGTTCTGACCAATACCGTGGTTGGTTCAACTCGTCACTCATCACATCTGTTGCTAATCATGGTGTAGCACCATACAAACAAATCTTGTCACAAGGTTTTGCCCTTGACGGTAAAGGTGAGAAGATGTCTAAATCTCTTGGAAATACCATTGCTCCAAGTGATGTTGAAAAACAATTTGGTGCGGAAATCTTGCGTCTCTGGGTAACAAGTGTTGACTCAAGCAACGATGTACGTATCTCTATGGACATCTTGAGCCAAGTTTCTGAGACTTACCGTAAGATCCGTAACACTCTTCGTTTCTTGATTGCTAACACATCTGACTTTAACCCAGCTGAGGATGCAGTGGCTTACGAAGAATTACGTTCAGTTGACAAGTACATGACCATTCGCTTTAACCAACTTGTTAAGACCATTCGTGACGCTTATGCGGACTTTGAATTCTTGACGATTTATAAGGCTCTGGTAAACTTTATCAACGTTGATCTGTCAGCCTTCTACCTTGATTTTGCCAAAGATGTTGTTTACATTGAAGGTGCAAAATCTCTTGAACGCCGTCAAATGCAAACTGTCTTCTACGATATCCTTGTAAAAATCACCAAACTCTTGACACCGATTCTTCCTCACACATCGGAAGAGATTTGGTCATACCTTGAATTTGAAGCTGAAGACTTTGTCCAATTGTCAGAATTGCCAGAAGCTGAAACTTTTGCTAATCAAGAAGAAATCTTGGACACATGGGTAGCCTTCATGGACTTCCGTGGACAAGCTCAAAAAGCCTTGGAAGAAGCTCGTAATGCAAAAGTAATCGGTAAATCGCTTGAAGCACACTTGACAGTTTATCCAAATGAAGTTGTGAAAACTCTACTCGATGCAGTAAACAGCAATGTAGCTCAACTCTTGATCGTCTCAGAATTGACCATCGCAGAGGGACCAGCTCCAGAAACTGCTGTTAGCTTCGAAGATGTAGCCTTCACAGTAGAACGCGCTGCAGGTGAAGTATGTGACCGTTGCCGTCGTATCGATCCAAGTACAGCAGAACGTAGCTACCACGCAACCATCTGTGACCACTGTGCAAGTATCGTTGAAGAAAACTTTGCGGACGCAATCGCAGAAGGATTTGAAGCGAAATAAGGTTGAAAAGTCTAGGGAAGACTCAATTTGAGAAGAAAAGACAACTAATCTTATAGTCTATAAAACGTATTGTATCAAGTTTTTGAACGCCTGATATGATGCGTTTTTATTATGTAATACTCAATGAAAATCAATGAGCAAACTAGAAAACCAGCTGCAGGTTGCTCAAATACCCAGAGTCCTGAATTAACTGCATCTACAACAGTTGCAGGAGTTTTACTTCCAACTGTTTTAAAAATTGCTATTTTAGTTTTAGGAATTGTTCCAATTGTATACTATAAGGGAGAAAGTCGTGTTGGTTCGGCTCCTTCTGTTTTATTAATCGTATGTTCTGTGGTAGGATTGATTCCATTTTTAGGCTGGATTGGTGGAATCGTACTTGTCATCGGAGGAGCTTTGTACTTGTCAAGCTTGAAACAATTCAAAATTGAAGGATAAGTTATTCTAGGAGAAGAGTCGAAGAGCTCTTCTCCTTTTAATCGATTTTGACTAGCTTTTTTGTGAAAAATTGTGTAAAATAGAATAGATAAACGAGGGGAAACCTCGGAAAATTTAAAGGAGAATCCATCTAATGGTAAAATTGGTTTTTGCTCGCCACGGTGAGTCTGAATGGAACAAAGCTAACCTTTTCACTGGTTGGGCTGATGTTGATTTGTCTGAAAAAGGTACACAACAAGCGATTGACGCTGGTAAATTGATCAAAGAAGCTGGTATCGAATTTGACCAAGCTTACACTTCAGTATTGAAACGCGCGATCAAAACAACTAACTTGGCTCTTGAAGCTTCTGACCAATTGTGGGTTCCAGTTGAAAAATCATGGCGCTTGAACGAACGTCACTACGGTGGTTTGACTGGTAAAAACAAAGCTGAAGCAGCTGAACAATTTGGTGATGAGCAAGTTCACATCTGGCGTCGTTCATACGATGTATTGCCTCCAGCAATGGATCGCAATGATGAGCATTCAGCTCACACTGACCGTCGTTACGCTTCACTTGACGATTCAGTTATTCCAGATGCTGAAAACTTGAAAGTAACTTTGGAACGTGCTCTTCCATTCTGGGAAGATAAAATCGCTCCAGCTCTTAAAGATGGTAAAAACGTATTCGTAGGAGCTCACGGTAACTCAATCCGTGCCCTTGTAAAACACATCAAAGGTTTGTCTGATGACGAAATCATGGACGTGGAAATCCCTAACTTCCCACCATTGGTATTCGAATTCGACGAAAAATTGAACGTAGTTTCTGAATACTACCTTGGAAAATAATTTATAGACAGAAATCCTAGGAATTCCTAGGATTTTTTGTATTTGCTGCTGGTTCCCAACTAGTTAAAAAAGCGTTATAATGGTAGTAGGAAGTAATTTATTTGAGAGAGGGTGGGTCTGATGGCTTATATTGAGATGAAACACTGTTACAAACGTTATCAGGTTGGGGACACGGAGATTGTGGCCAATCGTGATGTGAATTTTGAGATTGAAAAGGGTGAATTGGTGATTATTTTAGGTGCATCTGGTGCAGGCAAGTCAACGGTTCTTAACCTTCTTGGGGGAATGGATACCAATGATGAGGGGGAAATCTGGATTGATGGTGCCAATATTGCAGATTACAGTTCCCACCAGCGCACCAATTACCGCCGCAATAATGTCGGCTTTGTTTTTCAGTTTTATAATCTAGTTTCCAATCTAACCGCTAAGGAAAATGTGGAATTAGCTTCAGAAATCGTGACAGATGCCTTGGATCCTGAGCAAGTCTTGACAGATGTAGGTCTGGCTCATCGTCGCAATAACTTTCCAGCCCAGCTTTCTGGAGGGGAGCAACAGCGAGTCTCCATTGCACGCGCGGTAGCCAAAAATCCTAAAATTCTCCTTTGTGATGAACCGACAGGCGCCTTGGATTATCAGACGGGGAAGCAAGTCTTGAAAATCCTCCAAGATATGTCTCGTCAAAAGGGAGCGACGGTGATTATCGTCACTCACAATGGAGCTTTG
This window of the Streptococcus sp. 116-D4 genome carries:
- a CDS encoding DivIVA domain-containing protein; the protein is MPITSLEIKDKTFSTRFRGFDQEEVDEFLDIVVRDYEDLVRSNHDKDLHIKSLEERLSYFDEMKDSLSQSVLIAQDTAERVKQAATERSNNIIHQAEQDAQRLLEEAKYKANEILRQATDNAKKVAVETEELKNKSRVFHQRLKSTIESQLAIVESSDWEDILRPTATYLQTSDEAFKEVVSEVLGDSVLQQHQEEEPIDITRQFSPEEMAELQARIEAANKELAEVEARAEQEQVVSPAPVVEESPAHPVGPMYEEPEVAPSHYSGPTPATEAVNSEPGFAAPQESVTIL
- the ileS gene encoding isoleucine--tRNA ligase — translated: MKLKDTLNLGKTAFPMRAGLPTKEPVWQKEWEEAKLYQRRQELNEGKPHFTLHDGPPYANGNIHVGHAMNKISKDIIVRSKSMSGFYAPYIPGWDTHGLPIEQVLAKQGVKRKEMDLVEYLKLCRDYALSQVDKQREDFKRLGVSGDWENPYVTLTPDYEAAQIRVFGEMANKGYIYRGAKPVYWSWSSESALAEAEIEYHDLVSTSLYYANKVKDGKGVLDTDTYIVVWTTTPFTITASRGLTVGADIDYVLVQPAGETRKFVLAAELLTSLSEKFGWADVQVLATYRGQELNNIVTEHPWDTAVDELVILGDHVTTDSGTGIVHTAPGFGEDDYNVGVANGLEVAVTVNERGIMMANAGAEFEGQFYDKVLPTVIEKLGNLLLAQEEISHSYPFDWRTKKPIIWRAVPQWFASVSKFRQEILDEIEKVKFHSEWGKVRLYNMIRDRGDWVISRQRAWGVPLPIFYAEDGTPIMTAETIEHVAQLFEEHGSIIWWERDAKDLLPEGFTHPGSPNGEFKKETDIMDVWFDSGSSWNGVLVNRPNLTYPADLYLEGSDQYRGWFNSSLITSVANHGVAPYKQILSQGFALDGKGEKMSKSLGNTIAPSDVEKQFGAEILRLWVTSVDSSNDVRISMDILSQVSETYRKIRNTLRFLIANTSDFNPAEDAVAYEELRSVDKYMTIRFNQLVKTIRDAYADFEFLTIYKALVNFINVDLSAFYLDFAKDVVYIEGAKSLERRQMQTVFYDILVKITKLLTPILPHTSEEIWSYLEFEAEDFVQLSELPEAETFANQEEILDTWVAFMDFRGQAQKALEEARNAKVIGKSLEAHLTVYPNEVVKTLLDAVNSNVAQLLIVSELTIAEGPAPETAVSFEDVAFTVERAAGEVCDRCRRIDPSTAERSYHATICDHCASIVEENFADAIAEGFEAK
- a CDS encoding ABC transporter ATP-binding protein, with protein sequence MAYIEMKHCYKRYQVGDTEIVANRDVNFEIEKGELVIILGASGAGKSTVLNLLGGMDTNDEGEIWIDGANIADYSSHQRTNYRRNNVGFVFQFYNLVSNLTAKENVELASEIVTDALDPEQVLTDVGLAHRRNNFPAQLSGGEQQRVSIARAVAKNPKILLCDEPTGALDYQTGKQVLKILQDMSRQKGATVIIVTHNGALAPIADRVIHMHDASVKDVVINQHPQDIDTLEY
- a CDS encoding phosphoglycerate mutase; this translates as MVKLVFARHGESEWNKANLFTGWADVDLSEKGTQQAIDAGKLIKEAGIEFDQAYTSVLKRAIKTTNLALEASDQLWVPVEKSWRLNERHYGGLTGKNKAEAAEQFGDEQVHIWRRSYDVLPPAMDRNDEHSAHTDRRYASLDDSVIPDAENLKVTLERALPFWEDKIAPALKDGKNVFVGAHGNSIRALVKHIKGLSDDEIMDVEIPNFPPLVFEFDEKLNVVSEYYLGK
- a CDS encoding DivIVA domain-containing protein, which produces MPITPQDIVDKVFSTKFRGYDKEEVDEFLDKIYIDYEELVRCKDETERYIKKLEERLSYYTTDIPKRTVTNEQEPEAMNDSIFY